In Pseudomonadota bacterium, the DNA window TCTTCGATAAAGCACGTTAATTTTATCTGAACGTGCATTGGTAAATACAAGAAAATTATCAGTAACCAGATCCATTTGCATAACTGCTTCGTCTATGTCCATGGGTTTGTATTCAATATTACGTATTTTTATCTGATCAGGAGTTAGTTCTTCGGATACAACAATTTCCTGGTCTTTGGCTATTGATTTTTCTTTATGGTTTACCCGGCGGTTTCGAATTTTTTGTTTGTTTTTCTTTATCTGTGTTTCAAGTTTATCAATGACCATATCTATCGCTGAATACATATCGTTTGTTTCTTCTTTTC includes these proteins:
- the raiA gene encoding ribosome-associated translation inhibitor RaiA, coding for MQTSVTFKNLDPSDNLKTYICDKLDKLDKYLDNPAEATVVFSIEKFRHIAEVNITGDRLNIYGKEETNDMYSAIDMVIDKLETQIKKNKQKIRNRRVNHKEKSIAKDQEIVVSEELTPDQIKIRNIEYKPMDIDEAVMQMDLVTDNFLVFTNARSDKINVLYRRKDGNYGLIQPIS